One genomic region from Salinicola endophyticus encodes:
- the pilQ gene encoding type IV pilus secretin PilQ → MACRFRWGSGLLAWLLLGLAMPAWAGPSLTALDFTERGPGRLDVELRFSGGVPEVRGYRTAAPPRLALDLLATTSALAQSRFALGSGGVESLRVLAAEGRTRLVFALDEAHDYRLERRADRLVVHLGAAPAASTEAATPASGFVAEAGREAPGVSRAAASSRSRVTALDFRRSDTNHGELLLTLDRPGVAASVSGSGRRITLTLPGVELPDAQYQTLDVSDFGTAVTRIVPQRDAEGIRFEIGATQAVEPLVTQNGRELRLELAPQDEGGRAAVSVGTAAAAPSYTGKPVTLDFQDIPVRDVLSIIAQVSGLNVVASDSVQGNVTLNLVDVPWDQALDLVLQSRGLAARRTGDVMVVAPAGELASLQRQTLESREQSQQLAPLVTEFIPIRYAKADTLAGLLRGGEGVGLMSERGRVTVDVRTNTLILQDTRDQLEAIRRTIEQLDVPVRQVQIEARIVIARDSATRELGVNWGMSSPAGGRFNLSGAADGDPSSVPTTSDDPQSYGGGLAVDLGNATQPASAFSFGYLSGDVLIDLELRALESEGKSQTISQPKVITANQRTAVIKQGQEVPYQEASSSGATTTEFKEAVLSLEVTPQITPDDRIIMDLRVNNDDISDTRFEGAPAIDTNEIQTQVLVDNGETVVLGGILTSEQLHTLFKTPFLGDIPLIGQLFRYTQESNEKVELLIFITPKIIEDRLAIR, encoded by the coding sequence ATGGCATGTCGATTCAGATGGGGGAGCGGGCTGCTGGCCTGGCTGCTGCTGGGGCTGGCCATGCCGGCCTGGGCGGGGCCGAGTCTGACCGCGCTGGACTTCACCGAGCGCGGCCCCGGGCGCCTCGATGTCGAATTGCGCTTCAGTGGTGGGGTGCCGGAGGTGCGCGGCTACCGTACCGCTGCGCCACCGCGACTGGCGCTGGATCTGCTCGCCACCACCAGCGCACTGGCGCAGAGCCGCTTCGCACTCGGCAGTGGTGGGGTCGAGTCGCTGCGGGTGCTGGCCGCCGAGGGGCGTACACGGCTGGTATTTGCCCTCGACGAGGCCCACGACTACCGGCTGGAGCGGCGTGCGGATCGTCTGGTGGTGCATCTGGGCGCCGCGCCGGCGGCCAGCACTGAAGCCGCGACGCCGGCGTCGGGGTTCGTCGCCGAAGCCGGGCGCGAAGCGCCCGGTGTGAGTCGCGCCGCTGCCTCCAGCCGGTCACGGGTCACGGCGCTCGACTTTCGCCGCAGCGACACCAACCACGGTGAGCTGCTGCTGACCCTCGATCGACCCGGGGTGGCGGCGTCGGTCTCCGGTAGCGGGCGCCGGATCACCCTGACGCTGCCCGGCGTGGAACTACCGGATGCTCAGTACCAGACCCTCGATGTGAGCGACTTCGGCACCGCGGTAACGCGCATCGTGCCGCAGCGCGATGCCGAAGGGATTCGCTTCGAGATCGGCGCGACGCAGGCGGTGGAGCCGCTGGTGACCCAGAACGGGCGCGAGCTGCGCCTGGAGCTCGCCCCCCAGGACGAAGGTGGGCGCGCCGCGGTCAGCGTCGGTACCGCCGCCGCGGCGCCGAGCTACACGGGCAAGCCGGTGACCCTCGACTTCCAGGACATTCCGGTGCGTGACGTGCTCTCGATCATCGCCCAGGTCTCGGGGCTCAATGTGGTCGCCAGCGATAGCGTCCAGGGCAACGTCACCCTCAATCTGGTCGACGTGCCCTGGGATCAGGCGCTCGATCTGGTGCTGCAGAGCCGTGGCCTGGCGGCGCGGCGTACCGGCGACGTGATGGTGGTGGCACCAGCCGGCGAGCTGGCCAGCCTGCAGCGTCAGACCCTGGAGAGCCGCGAGCAGTCTCAGCAGCTGGCGCCGCTGGTCACCGAGTTCATACCGATCCGCTACGCCAAGGCGGACACCCTGGCCGGGCTGCTGCGCGGCGGCGAGGGAGTGGGGCTGATGTCCGAGCGCGGCCGGGTCACCGTCGATGTGCGCACCAATACGCTGATCCTGCAGGACACTCGCGACCAGTTGGAGGCGATCCGGCGCACCATCGAGCAGCTCGACGTGCCGGTGCGCCAGGTCCAGATCGAGGCGCGTATCGTCATCGCGCGTGACAGCGCCACCCGCGAACTGGGCGTCAACTGGGGCATGTCATCGCCGGCCGGGGGGCGCTTCAACCTGAGCGGTGCCGCCGATGGCGACCCGTCCAGCGTGCCTACCACCAGCGACGATCCCCAGTCCTACGGCGGCGGTCTGGCGGTCGATCTGGGCAATGCCACCCAGCCCGCCAGCGCCTTCAGCTTCGGCTATCTCTCCGGTGATGTGCTGATCGACCTGGAGCTGCGCGCGCTGGAGAGCGAGGGCAAGAGCCAGACCATCTCCCAGCCCAAGGTGATCACCGCCAACCAGCGCACCGCGGTGATCAAGCAGGGGCAGGAGGTGCCTTACCAGGAGGCGTCCTCCAGCGGTGCCACCACCACCGAGTTCAAGGAGGCGGTGCTGTCGCTGGAGGTGACCCCGCAGATCACCCCGGACGACCGCATCATCATGGATCTGCGGGTCAACAACGACGATATCTCGGACACCCGCTTCGAGGGCGCGCCGGCGATCGACACCAACGAGATCCAGACCCAGGTGCTGGTCGACAACGGCGAAACCGTGGTGCTGGGGGGGATCCTCACCTCGGAGCAGCTGCACACGCTGTTCAAGACGCCCTTCCTGGGTGACATCCCGCTGATCGGGCAGCTGTTCCGCTATACCCAGGAGAGCAATGAAAAGGTAGAATTGCTGATCTTCATTACGCCCAAGATCATCGAGGACAGACTGGCCATTCGCTGA
- the aroK gene encoding shikimate kinase AroK — translation MRSLPNLFLIGPMGAGKSTIGRLLAAELQREFLDSDHQIEARCGANIPWIFDVEGEQGFRDRETAMIDELTQRSEVVMATGGGAVMRELNRQYLRERGTVIYLATTVEQQIRRTARDRNRPLLRNANPEQVLRDLFALRDPLYRATADLIVRTDRRSPKSVVADIVRRVTRLSQPLQAEVSPPR, via the coding sequence ATGCGGTCGCTTCCCAATCTTTTTCTCATCGGCCCCATGGGTGCCGGCAAAAGCACGATCGGCCGCCTTCTGGCGGCCGAATTGCAGCGCGAATTCCTGGATAGCGACCATCAGATCGAGGCGCGATGCGGGGCGAATATCCCGTGGATTTTCGACGTCGAAGGCGAGCAGGGTTTCCGTGACCGCGAGACGGCGATGATCGACGAGCTGACCCAGCGCAGCGAGGTGGTGATGGCCACCGGCGGCGGCGCAGTGATGCGCGAGCTCAACCGCCAGTATCTGCGCGAGCGCGGCACCGTCATCTACCTGGCGACCACGGTCGAGCAGCAGATTCGGCGTACCGCCCGCGACCGCAACCGCCCGCTGCTGCGCAATGCCAACCCCGAGCAGGTGCTGCGCGATCTGTTCGCGCTGCGCGATCCGCTCTATCGTGCCACCGCCGACCTCATCGTGCGTACCGACCGCCGCAGCCCCAAGAGCGTGGTGGCGGACATCGTGCGCCGGGTCACGCGGCTCAGTCAGCCGCTCCAGGCCGAGGTCTCGCCGCCGCGCTAG
- the gltB gene encoding glutamate synthase large subunit yields the protein MMRGLHQPGEFRDNCGFGLIAHMEGQASHDLLETAIESLTCMTHRGGIAADGKTGDGCGLLLKMPVGFMREVAQEALGVALGERFAVGCVFFADDDARETEARQVLERELEARGLAVKGWRDVPTDPSVCGPMALDCLPRIRQVFVEGDPSQSDAAFNVELFMARRLAEQALRGDEEFYVCSLSSKVVSYKGLMMPADLPTFFQDLGDPRLETAICVFHQRFSTNTAPRWPLAQPFRFMAHNGEINTIEANRSWANARKANFVSSLLPDIEGLDEIVNTTGSDSSSMDNMLEVLLTGGMDLYNAVRMMVPPAWQNVETMDGDLRAFYEYNSMHMEAWDGPAGIVMTEGRHAVCMLDRNGLRPARWVITDNGYITLSSEIGVWNYAPESVVAKGRVGPGQILAVDTETGEVLHTDDIDQRLKSAYPYKRWLKEHAHYLESALTELARFQPMSLDELNVYQKMFSVTFEERDQLLRPLAESGQEAVGSMGDDTPMAVLSRHNRLLTDFFRQKFAQVTNPPIDPLREAIVMSLETCCGAELNVFEATPEHANRLILTTPILSPRKFTALVEQDDPAFASVRLPLHYDPETTTLRQALHALCQRAEQAALDGKVLLVLSDAELEQGKLPIQALLATGAVHHHLARLALRPRVNLVVETGYARDAHQMAVFFGVGATAIYPYLAYQVMADMHRTGELVGNPADTRENYRKGMQKGLYKILSKMGISQISSYRGSQLFEAVGLGSEVMQLCFTGMMSRIEGTGFSELQMQQELSARDAWIPRKGLKQGGLVKFVHGHEYHAYNPDVVMKLQQAVQQGDYTQWKAFARLVNERPVATVRDLLRLKPAPEPLPLDEVEPVEALLPRFDSAGMSLGALSPEAHEALAQAMNETGGRSNSGEGGEDPARYGTIRSSKIKQIASGRFGVTPAYLVNAEVLQIKVAQGAKPGEGGQLPGGKVNEMIARLRYAVPGVTLISPPPHHDIYSIEDLAQLIFDLKQVNPAAQVSVKLVSEPGIGTIATGVAKAYADLITVSGYDGGTAASPITSIRHAGSPWELGLPEVHQALRINGLRDKIRLQTDGGLKTGLDVIKAAILGAESFGFGTAPMVALGCKYLKICHLNNCATGVATQHQELRDEHFRGTVDMVKHYFRFIAEEVRELMALLGVRKLTDLIGRTDLLECLEGETAAQRKLDLTPLLANDFVPADAPQFCQVSRNVPHDPGAKNQELYDALIDAIEAKSGGEFSFTITNCDRSVAARVSGEIAKRYGEAGLEDAPITARFTGVAGQSFGVWNARGLHLYLEGDANDYVGKGMNGGKVVITPPRASRFNSHETAIIGNTCLYGATGGKLFAAGTAGERFAVRNSGTHAVIEGAGDHCCEYMTGGLVCVLGKTGINFGAGMTGGFAYVLDEDRGFVDRYNHELVEIHRINTESMEAYRRHLREVITEYVAETGSRRGREILEDFSDFIRHFWLVKPKAASLNGLLAQSRRQPE from the coding sequence ATGATGAGAGGTCTTCACCAGCCCGGCGAATTCCGCGACAACTGCGGCTTCGGACTGATTGCGCACATGGAGGGGCAGGCCAGTCACGATCTGCTCGAGACGGCGATCGAGTCGTTGACGTGCATGACCCACCGTGGCGGTATCGCCGCCGATGGCAAGACCGGCGACGGCTGCGGGCTGCTGCTCAAGATGCCGGTCGGCTTCATGCGCGAGGTGGCCCAGGAAGCGCTGGGCGTGGCGCTGGGTGAGCGTTTCGCCGTCGGCTGTGTGTTCTTCGCCGATGACGATGCGCGTGAAACCGAGGCGCGCCAGGTACTGGAGCGTGAACTCGAGGCTCGCGGCCTGGCGGTCAAGGGCTGGCGCGACGTGCCCACCGACCCCAGCGTGTGCGGCCCGATGGCGCTCGACTGCCTGCCGCGCATCCGCCAGGTGTTCGTCGAGGGCGACCCTTCGCAGTCGGACGCGGCCTTCAACGTCGAGCTGTTCATGGCGCGGCGTCTGGCCGAGCAGGCGCTGCGCGGCGACGAGGAGTTCTATGTCTGTTCGCTGTCATCCAAGGTGGTCTCCTACAAGGGCTTGATGATGCCCGCCGATCTGCCCACCTTCTTCCAGGACCTGGGCGATCCGCGACTGGAGACCGCGATCTGCGTCTTCCACCAGCGCTTCTCCACCAATACCGCGCCGCGCTGGCCGCTGGCGCAGCCGTTTCGCTTCATGGCGCACAACGGCGAGATCAACACCATCGAGGCCAACCGCAGCTGGGCCAATGCGCGCAAGGCCAACTTCGTCAGCTCGCTGCTGCCCGATATCGAGGGTCTCGACGAGATCGTCAATACCACCGGCTCCGACTCGTCGAGCATGGACAACATGCTCGAGGTGCTGCTCACCGGCGGCATGGATCTCTATAACGCGGTGCGCATGATGGTGCCGCCGGCGTGGCAGAACGTGGAGACCATGGACGGCGACCTGCGCGCCTTCTACGAGTACAACTCCATGCACATGGAGGCGTGGGACGGCCCCGCCGGCATCGTCATGACCGAGGGGCGTCATGCGGTGTGCATGCTCGACCGCAACGGCCTGCGTCCGGCGCGCTGGGTGATCACCGACAACGGCTATATCACCCTCTCCTCCGAGATCGGGGTGTGGAACTACGCTCCCGAATCGGTGGTGGCCAAGGGCCGCGTGGGGCCGGGGCAGATCCTGGCGGTCGATACCGAGACCGGCGAGGTGCTGCACACCGACGATATCGACCAGCGGCTCAAGTCGGCCTATCCCTACAAGCGCTGGCTCAAGGAGCACGCCCACTATCTCGAGTCGGCGCTGACCGAGCTGGCGCGCTTCCAGCCGATGTCCCTCGACGAGCTCAACGTCTATCAGAAGATGTTCTCGGTGACCTTCGAGGAGCGCGACCAGCTGCTGCGTCCGCTGGCCGAGAGCGGCCAGGAGGCGGTGGGCTCGATGGGCGACGATACGCCAATGGCGGTGCTGTCGCGTCACAACCGCCTGCTCACCGACTTCTTCCGCCAGAAGTTCGCCCAGGTCACCAACCCGCCGATCGACCCGCTGCGCGAGGCGATCGTGATGTCGCTGGAGACCTGCTGCGGGGCCGAGCTCAACGTCTTCGAGGCGACCCCGGAGCACGCCAATCGGCTGATCCTGACCACGCCGATCCTGTCGCCGCGCAAGTTCACCGCGCTCGTCGAGCAGGATGACCCGGCATTCGCCTCGGTGCGTCTGCCGCTGCACTACGACCCCGAGACCACCACGCTGCGTCAGGCGCTGCACGCGCTGTGCCAGCGTGCCGAGCAGGCCGCCCTCGACGGCAAGGTGCTACTGGTGCTGTCGGATGCCGAGCTGGAGCAGGGCAAGCTGCCGATCCAGGCGCTGCTCGCCACCGGTGCGGTGCACCACCATCTGGCCCGACTGGCGCTGCGCCCGCGGGTCAACCTGGTGGTCGAGACCGGCTACGCCCGTGACGCCCATCAGATGGCGGTGTTCTTCGGCGTCGGCGCCACCGCGATCTACCCCTACCTGGCCTATCAGGTGATGGCGGACATGCATCGCACCGGCGAGCTGGTGGGCAATCCGGCGGATACCCGCGAGAACTATCGCAAGGGGATGCAGAAAGGCCTCTACAAGATTCTGTCGAAGATGGGGATCTCGCAGATCTCCTCCTACCGCGGCTCGCAGCTGTTCGAGGCGGTGGGGCTCGGCAGCGAGGTGATGCAGCTCTGTTTCACCGGGATGATGTCGCGGATCGAGGGGACCGGCTTCAGCGAGCTGCAGATGCAGCAGGAGCTCTCCGCCCGCGACGCCTGGATTCCACGCAAGGGACTCAAGCAGGGCGGGCTGGTCAAGTTCGTGCACGGCCACGAGTACCACGCCTATAACCCGGACGTGGTGATGAAGCTGCAGCAGGCGGTGCAGCAGGGCGACTACACCCAGTGGAAGGCGTTCGCACGTCTGGTCAACGAGCGGCCGGTGGCCACGGTGCGCGATCTGCTGCGCTTGAAGCCGGCCCCCGAGCCGTTGCCGCTCGACGAGGTCGAGCCGGTCGAGGCGCTGCTGCCGCGCTTCGACAGCGCCGGCATGTCGCTCGGCGCACTGTCGCCGGAAGCCCACGAGGCGCTGGCCCAGGCGATGAACGAGACCGGCGGGCGCTCCAACTCCGGTGAGGGCGGCGAGGATCCGGCGCGTTACGGCACCATTCGCTCCTCCAAGATCAAGCAGATCGCCTCCGGGCGCTTCGGCGTCACCCCGGCCTATCTGGTCAACGCCGAGGTGCTGCAGATCAAGGTCGCCCAGGGCGCCAAGCCCGGCGAGGGCGGCCAGCTACCCGGCGGCAAGGTCAACGAGATGATCGCGCGGCTGCGCTACGCGGTCCCCGGCGTGACCCTGATCTCGCCGCCGCCGCACCACGACATCTACTCAATCGAGGATCTGGCGCAGCTGATCTTCGACCTCAAGCAGGTCAACCCGGCGGCTCAGGTCTCGGTCAAGCTGGTCTCCGAGCCGGGCATCGGCACCATCGCCACCGGGGTGGCCAAGGCCTATGCCGACCTGATCACCGTCTCCGGCTACGACGGCGGTACCGCGGCGAGCCCGATCACCTCGATCCGTCACGCCGGCAGTCCGTGGGAGCTGGGTCTGCCCGAGGTGCATCAGGCGCTGCGCATCAATGGCCTGCGCGACAAGATCCGGCTGCAGACCGACGGCGGCCTCAAGACCGGTCTCGACGTGATCAAGGCGGCGATCCTCGGCGCCGAGAGCTTCGGCTTCGGCACCGCGCCGATGGTCGCGCTGGGCTGCAAGTACCTCAAGATCTGCCACCTCAACAACTGCGCCACCGGGGTCGCTACCCAGCACCAGGAGCTGCGCGACGAGCACTTCCGCGGCACCGTCGACATGGTCAAGCACTACTTCCGCTTCATCGCCGAGGAAGTGCGCGAGCTGATGGCGCTGCTCGGGGTGCGCAAGCTCACCGATCTGATCGGGCGTACCGATCTGCTCGAGTGCCTCGAGGGCGAGACCGCGGCACAGCGCAAGCTCGACCTGACACCGCTGCTGGCCAATGACTTCGTCCCTGCCGACGCGCCGCAGTTCTGCCAGGTCAGCCGCAACGTGCCCCATGACCCCGGCGCCAAGAACCAGGAGCTCTACGACGCCCTGATCGACGCGATCGAGGCCAAGTCCGGCGGCGAGTTCAGCTTTACGATCACCAACTGTGACCGGTCGGTGGCCGCTCGGGTCTCCGGCGAGATCGCCAAGCGTTACGGCGAGGCGGGGCTCGAGGATGCGCCGATCACGGCGCGCTTCACCGGCGTGGCGGGGCAGAGCTTCGGGGTGTGGAACGCCCGCGGCCTGCATCTCTACCTGGAAGGCGACGCCAACGACTACGTCGGCAAGGGCATGAACGGCGGCAAGGTGGTGATCACGCCGCCGCGGGCCAGCCGCTTCAACAGCCACGAGACGGCGATCATCGGCAACACCTGTCTCTACGGTGCCACCGGCGGCAAGCTGTTCGCCGCGGGTACCGCCGGTGAGCGCTTCGCGGTGCGCAACTCCGGCACCCATGCGGTGATCGAGGGCGCCGGCGATCACTGCTGCGAGTACATGACCGGTGGTCTGGTCTGCGTGCTGGGCAAGACCGGGATCAACTTCGGTGCGGGCATGACCGGCGGCTTCGCCTATGTGCTCGACGAGGATCGCGGCTTCGTCGATCGCTACAACCACGAGCTGGTGGAGATCCATCGCATCAACACCGAGTCGATGGAGGCCTATCGCCGCCATCTGCGCGAGGTGATCACCGAGTACGTGGCAGAGACCGGCTCCCGGCGCGGGCGCGAGATCCTCGAGGATTTCTCCGACTTCATCCGCCACTTCTGGCTGGTCAAGCCCAAGGCCGCGAGCCTCAATGGCCTGCTGGCCCAATCCAGGCGCCAGCCAGAATAA
- the aroB gene encoding 3-dehydroquinate synthase, producing the protein MTQSPSAAMESLDVALGERAYPIHIGAGLLDEPGCLLPYLAGRQVMIVTNDTVAPYYLDRLRHTLSGADLEVCEVILPDGEATKTLASVERIWDALLAAGFNRRCTLIALGGGVIGDMAGYAAASYQRGVAFIQVPTTLLAQVDSSVGGKTGVNHPRGKNMIGAFWQPRAVLIDTQTLETLPERELSAGLAEVIKYGLIWDADFLDWLEREMPALRALDAAAIRHAIRRSCEIKAEIVAEDETEQGVRALLNLGHTFGHAIEAHQGYGNWLHGEAVGAGMAMAAALSAERGWLSAAEVERIAALLTAAGLPQTAPAAMSVADFLERMRLDKKNLDSRLRLILLEALGRAAIHDDTDPAMLERLIEHFPRG; encoded by the coding sequence ATGACGCAGTCTCCTTCCGCCGCCATGGAGTCGCTCGACGTCGCGCTCGGCGAGCGCGCCTATCCCATCCATATCGGTGCCGGGCTGCTCGACGAACCGGGCTGCCTGCTGCCCTATCTGGCCGGGCGTCAGGTGATGATCGTCACCAACGACACCGTGGCCCCTTACTATCTCGACCGGCTCCGCCACACCCTGAGCGGAGCCGATCTCGAGGTCTGCGAGGTGATCCTGCCCGACGGCGAGGCGACCAAGACCCTGGCCTCGGTGGAGCGCATCTGGGATGCGCTGCTGGCGGCCGGCTTCAATCGCCGCTGCACCCTGATCGCCCTGGGTGGCGGCGTCATCGGCGACATGGCTGGCTACGCCGCGGCGAGCTACCAGCGCGGGGTCGCCTTCATCCAGGTGCCGACCACGCTGCTGGCCCAGGTCGACTCCTCGGTGGGCGGCAAGACCGGGGTCAACCACCCGCGCGGCAAGAACATGATCGGCGCCTTCTGGCAGCCGCGCGCGGTGCTGATCGATACCCAGACGCTGGAGACACTGCCCGAGCGCGAGCTCTCGGCGGGGCTGGCCGAGGTGATCAAGTACGGCCTGATCTGGGATGCGGACTTCCTCGACTGGCTCGAACGCGAAATGCCGGCGCTGCGCGCACTGGACGCTGCGGCGATTCGCCATGCCATTCGCCGCAGTTGCGAGATCAAGGCGGAGATCGTCGCCGAGGACGAGACCGAGCAGGGTGTGCGTGCGCTGCTCAATCTCGGCCACACCTTTGGCCACGCCATCGAGGCGCACCAGGGTTACGGCAACTGGCTGCACGGCGAGGCGGTGGGGGCCGGCATGGCGATGGCTGCGGCACTCTCGGCCGAGCGTGGCTGGCTCAGCGCGGCCGAGGTCGAGCGCATCGCTGCGCTACTGACGGCGGCGGGGCTGCCGCAGACGGCGCCCGCTGCCATGAGCGTCGCCGATTTCCTCGAGCGCATGCGTCTGGACAAGAAGAATCTCGACAGCCGCCTGCGGCTGATCCTGCTCGAAGCGCTGGGGCGTGCCGCGATCCACGACGATACCGACCCGGCCATGCTCGAACGCCTGATCGAGCACTTCCCCCGCGGCTGA
- a CDS encoding NAD(P)/FAD-dependent oxidoreductase, with protein MQRYDYLIVGAGMVAANAVDGIRERDSEGSIGILGAEPRGPVTRPALSKKLWTDPEFSYDKIWMQPEQDPGTTLHVDTRVSAIDRQARKVTTSAGETFGYGQLLLATGCEPIRLDLAESERVRYFRSVDDYDHLRRLAGENRHIAVVGGSYIGSELAAALIQNDCRVTLICPEPVLGGGMLPPEVADRLHQTYLDHGVALLSGRKVKAGREADGTVTLELDDGSELAADGVMFGLGVEPCTALAKDAGLEIDGGILVDERLRTADAAIYAAGDVATYPDRILGRWHAEHVDNANCQGAAVGRIMAGSDEAYTHTPYSYSNVFDIAWKALGRLDATLDIVADSHADKGVYYYLESDRLDSGQLESGRVVGVLLLGFDEAPLDAAREVLAEPGPQDATTLSGRIPLG; from the coding sequence ATGCAACGCTACGACTATCTCATCGTCGGCGCCGGCATGGTCGCCGCCAACGCCGTCGACGGCATCCGCGAACGCGACAGCGAGGGCAGCATCGGCATTCTGGGCGCCGAGCCGCGCGGCCCGGTGACCCGTCCGGCGCTCTCCAAGAAGCTCTGGACCGACCCCGAATTCAGCTACGACAAGATCTGGATGCAGCCGGAGCAGGACCCCGGCACCACGCTCCATGTCGACACTCGGGTCAGCGCCATCGACCGTCAGGCGCGAAAGGTCACCACCAGTGCCGGCGAGACCTTCGGCTACGGCCAGCTGCTGCTCGCCACCGGCTGCGAGCCGATTCGTCTGGATCTGGCCGAGAGCGAGCGGGTGCGCTATTTCCGCAGCGTCGACGACTACGACCATCTGCGCCGGCTGGCGGGCGAGAATCGCCACATCGCGGTGGTCGGCGGCAGCTATATCGGTAGCGAGCTGGCCGCGGCGCTGATCCAGAACGACTGTCGCGTCACCCTGATCTGCCCCGAGCCGGTGCTGGGCGGCGGCATGCTGCCGCCCGAGGTCGCCGACCGCCTGCACCAGACCTACCTCGACCACGGCGTGGCGCTGCTCAGCGGGCGCAAGGTGAAAGCAGGACGCGAGGCCGACGGCACGGTCACGCTCGAACTCGACGATGGCAGCGAGCTGGCCGCCGACGGCGTGATGTTCGGACTCGGGGTCGAGCCCTGCACCGCGCTGGCGAAGGACGCCGGACTCGAGATCGACGGCGGTATCCTGGTCGACGAGCGGCTGCGCACCGCCGACGCCGCGATCTACGCCGCCGGCGACGTCGCCACCTACCCGGATCGCATCCTCGGGCGCTGGCACGCCGAGCACGTCGACAACGCCAACTGTCAGGGCGCTGCGGTCGGGCGCATCATGGCCGGCAGTGACGAGGCCTACACCCACACGCCCTACTCCTACTCCAACGTCTTCGATATCGCCTGGAAGGCGCTGGGGCGTCTCGATGCCACGCTCGACATCGTCGCCGACAGCCACGCTGACAAGGGGGTCTACTACTATCTAGAGTCGGACCGTCTAGACTCGGGCCAACTAGAGTCAGGCCGCGTGGTGGGGGTACTACTGCTCGGTTTCGACGAGGCCCCGCTCGACGCCGCACGCGAAGTGCTCGCCGAGCCCGGGCCGCAGGATGCCACCACGCTCAGCGGACGCATCCCGCTGGGCTGA
- a CDS encoding FAD-dependent oxidoreductase, with translation MANRLSNDFQFIDVGRRDPQKKDARSRAKEFAEIYEPFRPSEAASQAHRCLHCGNPYCEWKCPVHNYIPNWLKLVSEGNILEAAELSHRTNSLPEVCGRVCPQDRLCEGDCTLNDGFGAVTIGSVEKYITDTAFAMGWRPDMSKVSWTDKRVAIVGAGPAGLGCADILVRNGVKAVVYDRYPEIGGLLTFGIPEFKLEKHVMERRRAVFEEMGVEFRLGTEIGRDVTFEQLHDEYDAVFLGMGTYKYMVGGFPGEEMEGVYKALDFLIANANHYLGFEKDPADHVSMAGKRVVVLGGGDTAMDCNRTSIRQGAASVTCAYRRDEENMPGSKREVANAREEGVDFLFNRQPVAVVGEGKVEGVKLVRTRMGEPDANGRRSAEVVPGSEEILACDAVIIAFGFQPSEIEWFDTHQIEVDERGRVLAPEIPAQMERFAYQTSNEKVFAGGDMVRGSDLVVTAIYEGRQAAEGILDYLKV, from the coding sequence ATGGCAAACCGTTTGAGCAACGATTTTCAGTTCATCGACGTCGGCCGGCGCGACCCGCAGAAGAAGGATGCCCGCAGCCGCGCCAAGGAGTTCGCGGAGATCTACGAGCCGTTCCGCCCCAGCGAAGCGGCCAGCCAGGCACACCGTTGCCTGCACTGCGGCAACCCCTACTGCGAGTGGAAGTGTCCGGTCCACAACTACATCCCCAACTGGCTCAAGCTGGTCAGCGAGGGCAACATTCTGGAGGCGGCGGAGCTCTCCCATCGCACCAACTCGCTGCCCGAGGTGTGCGGTCGGGTGTGCCCCCAGGATCGCCTGTGCGAGGGTGACTGTACCCTCAACGACGGCTTTGGTGCGGTCACCATCGGTTCGGTGGAGAAGTACATCACCGATACCGCCTTCGCCATGGGCTGGCGCCCGGACATGTCCAAGGTGAGCTGGACCGACAAGCGCGTCGCCATCGTTGGTGCCGGGCCGGCGGGTCTCGGCTGCGCCGATATCCTGGTGCGTAACGGGGTCAAGGCGGTGGTCTATGACCGCTACCCGGAGATCGGCGGCCTTTTGACCTTCGGTATCCCCGAGTTCAAGCTCGAGAAGCACGTGATGGAGCGTCGCCGCGCGGTGTTCGAGGAGATGGGCGTGGAGTTCCGGCTCGGCACCGAGATCGGCCGTGACGTCACCTTCGAGCAGCTCCACGACGAGTACGATGCGGTGTTCCTCGGCATGGGCACCTACAAGTACATGGTCGGCGGCTTCCCCGGCGAGGAGATGGAGGGTGTCTACAAGGCGCTCGACTTCCTGATCGCCAACGCCAACCACTATCTCGGTTTCGAGAAGGATCCTGCGGACCATGTCTCCATGGCCGGCAAGCGGGTGGTCGTGCTGGGTGGTGGCGACACTGCCATGGACTGCAACCGCACCTCGATCCGCCAGGGCGCGGCGAGCGTCACCTGTGCCTATCGGCGTGACGAGGAGAACATGCCTGGCTCCAAGCGCGAGGTGGCCAACGCCCGCGAAGAGGGAGTCGACTTCCTGTTCAACCGCCAGCCGGTGGCAGTGGTCGGCGAAGGCAAGGTCGAAGGGGTCAAGCTGGTGCGCACGCGCATGGGCGAACCCGACGCCAACGGCCGTCGCAGCGCCGAGGTGGTACCGGGCTCCGAGGAGATCCTGGCGTGTGACGCGGTGATCATCGCCTTCGGTTTCCAGCCCAGCGAGATCGAGTGGTTCGATACCCACCAGATCGAAGTCGACGAGCGCGGCCGGGTGCTGGCGCCGGAGATTCCGGCGCAGATGGAGCGCTTCGCCTATCAGACCAGCAATGAAAAGGTGTTCGCCGGTGGCGACATGGTGCGCGGCTCCGACCTGGTGGTCACCGCCATCTACGAAGGGCGTCAGGCCGCCGAGGGGATTCTCGACTATCTCAAGGTATGA